A part of Rattus rattus isolate New Zealand chromosome 6, Rrattus_CSIRO_v1, whole genome shotgun sequence genomic DNA contains:
- the LOC116902797 gene encoding probable inactive serine protease 58 isoform X2 → MKTFIIFALLSLAASYPEVVLKGNQDSDEYLPENFNVPYMAYLKSSPEPCVGTLIDPLWVLTAAHCSVPTKIRLGVYRPNIKNEKEQIHGYSLTVVHPNFDANIRKNDLMLIKLSYPATIDMYVGTIAIAMEPMVFNETCFIPTWTWNHYNNYSDPDTLTWTNQYSRSPSDCWNTLHQQRQETRINIMCIGGHSFNVKSSTKEVSAAPAICSGRVHGILSWGKAGITNGSEGFFTEVHPYARWILKVMHSH, encoded by the exons ATGAAGACTTTTATCATCTTTGCTCTCTTGAGTCTAGCAG CTAGTTACCCAGAAGTTGTTCTAAAAGGAAACCAGGATTCAGATGAATATTTACCAGAAAATTTTAATGTCCCTTACATGGCCTATCTGAAGTCCAGCCCAGAGCCTTGTGTTGGAACTCTCATTGACCCTCTGTGGGTGCTCACTGCTGCTCATTGCTCCGTACC aACTAAAATCCGACTGGGAGTTTACCGACCCAACAtcaaaaatgagaaagaacagaTACATGGTTACTCATTGACTGTAGTCCACCCCAATTTTGATGCAAATATCCGGAAAAATGACTTGATGCTGATAAAACTCTCATATCCTGCTACTATCGACATGTATGTGGGGACTATAGCCATAGCTATGGAACCAATGGTATTTAATGAAACCTGCTTTATACCCACATGGACCTGGAATCACTACAATAACT ATAGTGATCCTGACACTTTGACATGGACAAATCAGTATTCTCGTTCCCCAAGTGACTGTTGGAATACTCTCCATCAACAGAGACAAGAAACGAGAATAAACATCATGTGCATAGGAGGACATTCATTTAATGTTAAATCTTCAACTAAG GAAGTCTCAGCTGCTCCAGCCATCTGCAGTGGGAGAGTGCATGGAATACTGTCCTGGGGGAAAGCAGGTATAACCAACGGAAGTGAAGGCTTCTTCACTGAAGTTCATCCTTATGCAAGATGGATCTTAAAAGTGATGCATTCACACTGA
- the LOC116902797 gene encoding probable inactive serine protease 58 isoform X1: MKTFIIFALLSLAVASYPEVVLKGNQDSDEYLPENFNVPYMAYLKSSPEPCVGTLIDPLWVLTAAHCSVPTKIRLGVYRPNIKNEKEQIHGYSLTVVHPNFDANIRKNDLMLIKLSYPATIDMYVGTIAIAMEPMVFNETCFIPTWTWNHYNNYSDPDTLTWTNQYSRSPSDCWNTLHQQRQETRINIMCIGGHSFNVKSSTKEVSAAPAICSGRVHGILSWGKAGITNGSEGFFTEVHPYARWILKVMHSH, translated from the exons ATGAAGACTTTTATCATCTTTGCTCTCTTGAGTCTAGCAG tAGCTAGTTACCCAGAAGTTGTTCTAAAAGGAAACCAGGATTCAGATGAATATTTACCAGAAAATTTTAATGTCCCTTACATGGCCTATCTGAAGTCCAGCCCAGAGCCTTGTGTTGGAACTCTCATTGACCCTCTGTGGGTGCTCACTGCTGCTCATTGCTCCGTACC aACTAAAATCCGACTGGGAGTTTACCGACCCAACAtcaaaaatgagaaagaacagaTACATGGTTACTCATTGACTGTAGTCCACCCCAATTTTGATGCAAATATCCGGAAAAATGACTTGATGCTGATAAAACTCTCATATCCTGCTACTATCGACATGTATGTGGGGACTATAGCCATAGCTATGGAACCAATGGTATTTAATGAAACCTGCTTTATACCCACATGGACCTGGAATCACTACAATAACT ATAGTGATCCTGACACTTTGACATGGACAAATCAGTATTCTCGTTCCCCAAGTGACTGTTGGAATACTCTCCATCAACAGAGACAAGAAACGAGAATAAACATCATGTGCATAGGAGGACATTCATTTAATGTTAAATCTTCAACTAAG GAAGTCTCAGCTGCTCCAGCCATCTGCAGTGGGAGAGTGCATGGAATACTGTCCTGGGGGAAAGCAGGTATAACCAACGGAAGTGAAGGCTTCTTCACTGAAGTTCATCCTTATGCAAGATGGATCTTAAAAGTGATGCATTCACACTGA